The DNA window GTGAAAACAATTTGGGTGTTATACAAAAAGACGGAATATGTTGCAATACTACACCCACAGAACAAATATATGACCAAGCTTATCACATGTTAAATAGCTTATATACCCTATTGGTAAATAGCGAGttagaaaatatgatatgTTCAGGTAAATTAAGTAATGatgatttttttctgaGCGTGTTAAGGCAAATTACAGAGTTTAATAATAAGGCGATTGGCAATAtgatatttgaaaaatatcctgaagatgaaaaaaatttatttactgatttaaaattatttattaatgatatggttaaaattttaaacagttggttaaataaaaaggataatgtgtctttaaaatatgatatttctttaaaagaaaaaatttataagatcattttttttatgaacaaaattaGCTATATTGtgtgtgaaaaaaaaaaaaaaaatagcgtAAATGATAGCCATAATTTGAATGACgctattttttatcctttgtcacatataataattttgtgtGCAGCTGTAAGTGATTACTATATACCATATAACCAATTAAGTATAGACAAAATTGAtagtgataaaaaaaatgggcTTAATCTTAATATGCCCTTAAGCCCaaagttttataaaataatatataggcATTTCCCTCTTTTAAATGTTTGTAGTTTTAAGttggaaaataatgaagaagtgttattaaaaaaggcACGTGATCGAGTAAAATATTCGGATATATTAATAGCAAACGTGTTAAATTacagatataaatatgtttatgtttttaaaaatcaaaaagattattatttattaaaaaaaagtgatCAATTTGAGAATATTGAATATGAAATATCTCAACACATTTACAACCAttttattgataaaaaattgtggaGTTAAAGAACTAAAAggaatatatatctatgagtaaatcaaatttaaagacaaatatatacataggaatgaaaaaaaacgaaaacaGTTAACCTAGTATGTATCCAAAAATGGAACTCAAAAACGggttataaaattgttttattatatcactaatattatgaatataaatgttcattttccttttcattttttttagtaaaattgtttatagACAAATTCTAACAAtagtaaaatttatattataacatAATTTCTTTGATGTAGCTTTATGATTTTGCATGGTCATCCATTAGTGATGACACTATGtacatgttttttttcgtttaaCTAAAAAGGGAACCTATGCAATAGAAATTGTATAGGTAATATACATACAGAAAGCTGTATCTCAACATAATTTGTGTGCATACCATTGATTATAAAACTTTTAAATACAGTAAAAatgcattatttaaaattaaaaatagcaTCAAAGGAGTAGTTCGatgtaattatatttcattttattgaGTTTCATTATATGCTAAGCTATCTCAATGCTATTCAATTATTTCATCctatttttctttcttcaTTAAGGCCCCAAATCATAGTTCAGCACATTCATATGTAGgcatatcattttcatcctttaattttatgaacagATTTTACAAGTAAAAAGTAGAAACAATGAAACcgttaaataattattaaaaagagtaaggaatgaaaaaaaaagttgtgAATAAAACTTTCATAAagctattttatttataaatctATATAAGGTTGAAAAATTGGATTATGCTATTAtctttttcgttttttttctgaatattttatgatatataaattctTGCCTATGCAGAAAATActgtttatattatttatcaaattttggcattattttgtaattttttttcaaaagtcaatataaaatatattttttgtaaatatgcaaatagtataaaatgtatataagctttatgaatatattatattacatatgcaaattttatgaattaaaatatgcGTGATATATGAATAGAACGTATGTATGGCAGAgggaagaaataaaaaaaaataatatatattatcgtcatcctatattattatttattaaatttgcaattttataaaaaagaaaaaataatatttgttaattaaattttaggaagaaaaataaaagttcGATATTCGAaatattactttttttttcttttttttttgtaataatttattcaggtaattgattttttttttcttctattCTTAAcgcattttattaataaaaatctcaaaacttttataatgtataaaataaaaaagggaagAATATAAGAACTCAAAGTATATCTAGTCTCATCATAATATTGTACTGAAGAAAGggatgaaataaattatttttttttttttaaaatgggaatatttgaaaaaaaacaatatcaTAGCCCAACTGAGAATGATAATACTTATCAAGAAGATACAACAGATGAtgaagaaacaaaaaaaaaaaagttagtTGAAAGAAAACGAAAAATACATGAAAAGGAAAGAGGGAAACATCGAGAAAGGGGTAAAGATCGAGAAGAGGACGAGGAAGATGAAACAGAAGAGgatgataaaaaacatCATAGAGATCGTGATAGAGAACGAGAAAAACGAATGAAATATGaagaaatgaaaagaaaaaaacgaGAAGAAGATTCAAATAGTAATCTTAGTAGTAGTAATAGTGATAATGAAAGTAGTAGCAGTGAGTCAGATGTAAAGCATAAAAAAGAGTATAgcgaaaaatatgaaaaaatgcgAAGAGAACGTAGAAGGCGCCGAGATAGAAGTCGGGGCAGAAGTAAAGACAAATACAAACTTCGTGGAACATATACTAATGTAGAAGTTCGTATAAAGAGTAGCAAACATAGAAATAGAAGTTCGGATgacgaaaaaataaaagaaaaaagaaaacataAGAGACGCGATAGGGAGGATGATAAAAGTAATGATAGTAACAGTAGTGATGATTcagaagaagaagaaacaaaaagtcgagaaatgaataaaaaaaaaaaagttattgaaaaaggggaagaagatgaaaatgaaaataaaaatgaaagtgATGATAGTAATGAAGGGTCAGAAAAAAGTAGTGTTCAAAGTAGTAGTGGAAGTGAAAGTCaccgaaaaaaaatgagaaGTCATAGTAGAAGTATTTATAGAGAAAGACGAAGAAGGAGAAGACATAGAAGTTCAGATCGAAGATCAAGAAGAGATCGACATAGAAGCAGTGAACGAAGAAGACGAAAAAGAAGAAGAGATAGAGAAAGAGATAGGGAAAGAGAACGAAGATATAAACGTAGAGaaagaaattataaatttgattCTCCTCCTGAATCTGAAACAGATGATAAtagtgataataataaaactaaaaggaaaaaaagtaatttTTCTTCCGAAAATCCAAATAGTAATATTATTGATAATGCTAATTTACTTTtaaatgcaaataatttaGCAAATGTCAATTTGAATGATCCATCAGCATTACTTAACATACTTGCATCTAATTCAAGTCAAAGTGGTGATAATGCAAATCCTGCGAATCTATTATTAGATGcaagaaataaattactAGACGATAAAAAAGGTATAGCACTAAATCAAAGTCCATTAAATTTACTTCTAAATACACAATCGTTAcaacaattatataaaacagCACTTGGTATTGGTGAATTAGGATTATCAACAATTGATGCAAATGCTGAAAAAACAGCTAGAGAATTATATGTTGGGAATATTCcacaaaatatagatatacAAGAGAtagtaaaatttttaaatacatgtttattaatattatataataaagaaaatgaaaatgaaagtaTATGTTTAAAAGCATGTATCCGTGGTGATACAAGATATGCATTTGTCGAATTTAGAAGTTTACAAGATACATCAAATTGTATGCTACTAAATGGTATCTATTTTTACAGTAATAATCTTCGTATTGGAAGACCTAAGACATTTCCAGCTGAATATACAAAACTAATACCACCAGCTACTATCCCTCCCATAGATACATATTATCTATCTCAAGGGTTAATAGGAATTAAAGCATTCGTTATATTTCATCAAAATAGGgatgaaacaaaaaatgaatatctTCCTGTTGATATGattaaattacaaaaacTATGTGTATCaaatatttctaaaaataatgaaacgaataaaattaaagagTTATTAGAAGCCTTTGGAGAAATTCAAagttttgaattttttgaagGGGAAGAAAATTCAGATACTTATATTTGTCTCgttgaatataataatgtagaAAATGCAATACAAgctcataaaatattaaatcaaaatacTAGTTATAGAATCCAATTTGAATATGAAATTGTAAATGATCCTACAATTAACCAacttgttaaaaaaaaatatatgcaaactAAAAATGCTATTCTTTCTCAGCAAATACCAACAAAAGTTGTTGTATTAAGTAAAATTGCTACGTTTGATGAATTATCTAATCCTGAAGattataaagaaatttCGGAAGATATTAAAATCGAATGTGAAAAATATGGGCCTGTTCTTGAAGTTGTTTTACCTCTTATATCACCAGAaacatatgaatatttaactAAAAAGTCagagaaagaaaaagaaaaaaaactaaatgAAGGGGATGGATCATctgataaaattaatggAATGGATGAACAATCTAATGGTGATCCGGCTGAAAAggaagaaaatgatgacaATGAAGATGAACAAACGGACCAAGATCGGGAACATCCCTATTATGATTTGAGTTCCATTGGTTGtgcttttatttattttgaaacAATCGAAGGGGCAACTAAAACAAGAAAAGAACTTAGTGGTAGGAAATTTGGAGCCAATATTATAGAAGCCAATTATTATagcgaaaaaaaatttcttatgaaaaattttaaaaatgtaaaatataattttaaaaaatctcATTCTTCTCTTTTTAACTTAAACTTGAAGTTAGGGAATTGTGCGTATTCTGATGGGTCTGATGAAGACTGACAAGATGTTGTATTCGTATCTATTTGTGTTTAAAACGTAAACGGGGATATACAATCCcttaataattcaaataaaataaattgctGTTTTGTAATTCGTTCAGCATTTATTAGACTCATTGATattgatatttattttaatttccaCATTTTCTGcgctttgttttttttttcttttttttatctttctCCTTTTTAGCACATCTGTGAacttataatttaataatgtaGAAAACCTGTGGATCGAGCCAGATATAGagaataaaagaaaatggaaTACAAACAAGATCAAGATGTACATATTATGTGACCCTAAGTTTATTCTGCTTTTTATCCGAACAAAtagcaaaataataaaataatggatTTACTTGCATAtctgttatatatataacatattttctatgcgttttttttcttttttttgtttttttttcttaatttatagaggaaaaaaaaaaataattaaaaaacttTTGGGGATCAAAGATTCCTGAGTTAGACATAATTTAtcaatatgaaaaaaatattaaaacacgaaaaaatataaacataattaaaaaaaaataagaaaaaaatgataacacataaaacattttttagcTGTTTATCTATTTTATTCACAGGTTTAAATTTCCTGTTTTGAGTCATTCATTTTGCTGGGCATAAAATTAGTATCAGTAAAAGTGGTGTTctattttgtatttgtaTTTGTCGTTATAAATGTTGTCGTTATAAATGTTGTCgttcctttttttatagcatCATCTTTTACGTCtacttaatttttttgcaatCCTTTTGTTTATGATTTGTCGTTTTTTAGCTCGAGCAGCCAACTttccttttaatttttttttaagtttacCATACTGTGTAactgcatttttttttttttttaatttttgcaTAAGCATCATAAcggatttttttttttctttttctttattgGTTTTAAATCGGATTTCtccattattttgatttttaattttaattatttcttttttttttaatttttttttatataataattgatcttctgttattattttttccttttcacTATCACTGTCACTATCTGTATCTTCTTCATATTCGTCATTACATATTTCTGCTAATTCGGACAAAactacatttttattattttcaatatattctttcatcttttttaattttttaaaatcttCATCTGTTAATATTCTTTCGCTTAATATTTCCTCGGTTTTTCTTTGGATCTTCATTTCgctttttatctttttctcCCTTCTCGCTTTCTTCCGGTCCACCCGCATCTCTCCATTGGTTTCTTCTTCTGCCTCTACTGAATCTGCGTCTACTTCATTTTCCTCCTCTTCGTCTTCCCCTTCTTCTGCCTCTACTGCATCTGCGTCTACTTCATTTTCCTCCTCTTCGTCGTCATCCTCTTCTGCATCTGCTTCGTCTTCCTCTTCGTCCTCTTCTCCATCCACTTCATCTTCTTCGCCTTCTCCATCTACTTCATCCTCTTCTCCTTCCTCTTCCTCTTCTTCTGCCTCTACTGCATCTGCTTCATCTACTTCCTCTTCTCCTTCCTCTTCCTCTTCTTCTACATCTTCTTCCTCTTCTGCATCTGCATCCTCCTCGCGGCCCCGTTTGCCCCTTGAGGCTCGGTCGAGCAAGTAGGAGTACTGCAAGATGGACTGATCGTGTCGAGCTGAAGGTAAATCTGACAGAATCTTTTCACGTTGAACAAGCATGGCTGTTTTTTTGTCCCATAGTTTTTTAGACATAACAAGAGggtttgtattttttgcaaCATTAATAAATCGTCGAATGAGaatggaaatatttttatttttataatctttaaatataatgacagattcaaatatttcttcatttaaACAGTTAGggcatttaataataatttcgATTAttgaattaataattaaataaacaaactCTTCagataaatttaaaagtaaaaactttttaattaaaacgTAGACAATTCTTTGTACATATTGCATTGGTATATCATCATGTAATGATTGgataaaaattgataaatactttgataatgtatttttattttttaaatgatatattgtattttcaaagtatagaaaaaagttttcttcaataattttatatcgTTGATAGATTCGacacaaaatatttagaagcaatattttaatagtattattattatttgatctatattttgtatatataatattaaatattttagatGCAAATGAATAAGGATCAAATAATGAATCTATAAATAGATAGTTAACATAATTAGatgcatatatatctttttcttcatctgatgaatttttattattattaagttcatccataatttttcctttttttagatgtaattttttaatttttgctTTTGTCATTTTTTGATGTGTCTGATTACTTATAGATTTTAATTCAtcgatatttttatttttattttcaatttctttattcatttttattgaaaattcttttatatcatattttccCAACAAAGCATATGCAACacattttacaatttttagatttttgtaaaatattccttcagatattatatttatgtttttttttttttgaatataaatatttttttttatcatatcaATAAGTATACTACATGCAAAATTATTCATAGATTCatttacttttatatttttaaaatatataaaactatttatattagatgaatattttttttttaatatttttctttgaCTATTTTCAGCAAAAGCTTCATGTAATACATCTAAAACGgaatttttcaatttctcATCTCTTGTCttcttatttatatatataaccatATTACTaacacatttatatatatatgctttgATTCTATGAATAGGAATATCGCTCatgtatattaatatttggatatattttacataacATATGTATCtctttatttgtttaaatgtttttacaatacttaataatatacttggatataaattatttttataatgaatAACTAATTGacaacataaaaaatataattcttcaacataatttatatcttctttatttttaatcattaaaaagtttatgtattcatttaattcggtatataataataatgggtTCTGATTATGTTCTTCTCGTTGGTTTACTAAT is part of the Plasmodium chabaudi chabaudi strain AS genome assembly, chromosome: 6 genome and encodes:
- a CDS encoding protein SDA1, putative yields the protein MNDVKAKRQRVLNHLQHNIYKNASLYNNEFYEQFDKFLFNYSMLLLNPSKKNELLCSQLSFLCHTSHFFSKKKNEKNLKKVDADQGVTNQNRIYDEKEEKDSKEINANEPKLAETDIGNYSDISIDFGSSSSSSSSIEDNDEEKLENQENYNHNVDVNIDSSVRCNPLQNQDNINISNEEKSCDINDEEIVFQTNVIEEKKKEILSKLNEQTQEAITLVNQREEHNQNPLLLYTELNEYINFLMIKNKEDINYVEELYFLCCQLVIHYKNNLYPSILLSIVKTFKQIKRYICYVKYIQILIYMSDIPIHRIKAYIYKCVSNMVIYINKKTRDEKLKNSVLDVLHEAFAENSQRKILKKKYSSNINSFIYFKNIKVNESMNNFACSILIDMIKKNIYIQKKKNINIISEGIFYKNLKIVKCVAYALLGKYDIKEFSIKMNKEIENKNKNIDELKSISNQTHQKMTKAKIKKLHLKKGKIMDELNNNKNSSDEEKDIYASNYVNYLFIDSLFDPYSFASKIFNIIYTKYRSNNNNTIKILLLNILCRIYQRYKIIEENFFLYFENTIYHLKNKNTLSKYLSIFIQSLHDDIPMQYVQRIVYVLIKKFLLLNLSEEFVYLIINSIIEIIIKCPNCLNEEIFESVIIFKDYKNKNISILIRRFINVAKNTNPLVMSKKLWDKKTAMLVQREKILSDLPSARHDQSILQYSYLLDRASRGKRGREEDADAEEEEDVEEEEEEGEEEVDEADAVEAEEEEEEGEEDEVDGEGEEDEVDGEEDEEEDEADAEEDDDEEEENEVDADAVEAEEGEDEEEENEVDADSVEAEEETNGEMRVDRKKARREKKIKSEMKIQRKTEEILSERILTDEDFKKLKKMKEYIENNKNVVLSELAEICNDEYEEDTDSDSDSEKEKIITEDQLLYKKKLKKKEIIKIKNQNNGEIRFKTNKEKEKKKSVMMLMQKLKKKKNAVTQYGKLKKKLKGKLAARAKKRQIINKRIAKKLSRRKR
- a CDS encoding RNA-binding protein, putative; the protein is MGIFEKKQYHSPTENDNTYQEDTTDDEETKKKKLVERKRKIHEKERGKHRERGKDREEDEEDETEEDDKKHHRDRDREREKRMKYEEMKRKKREEDSNSNLSSSNSDNESSSSESDVKHKKEYSEKYEKMRRERRRRRDRSRGRSKDKYKLRGTYTNVEVRIKSSKHRNRSSDDEKIKEKRKHKRRDREDDKSNDSNSSDDSEEEETKSREMNKKKKVIEKGEEDENENKNESDDSNEGSEKSSVQSSSGSESHRKKMRSHSRSIYRERRRRRRHRSSDRRSRRDRHRSSERRRRKRRRDRERDRERERRYKRRERNYKFDSPPESETDDNSDNNKTKRKKSNFSSENPNSNIIDNANLLLNANNLANVNLNDPSALLNILASNSSQSGDNANPANLLLDARNKLLDDKKGIALNQSPLNLLLNTQSLQQLYKTALGIGELGLSTIDANAEKTARELYVGNIPQNIDIQEIVKFLNTCLLILYNKENENESICLKACIRGDTRYAFVEFRSLQDTSNCMLLNGIYFYSNNLRIGRPKTFPAEYTKLIPPATIPPIDTYYLSQGLIGIKAFVIFHQNRDETKNEYLPVDMIKLQKLCVSNISKNNETNKIKELLEAFGEIQSFEFFEGEENSDTYICLVEYNNVENAIQAHKILNQNTSYRIQFEYEIVNDPTINQLVKKKYMQTKNAILSQQIPTKVVVLSKIATFDELSNPEDYKEISEDIKIECEKYGPVLEVVLPLISPETYEYLTKKSEKEKEKKLNEGDGSSDKINGMDEQSNGDPAEKEENDDNEDEQTDQDREHPYYDLSSIGCAFIYFETIEGATKTRKELSGRKFGANIIEANYYSEKKFLMKNFKNVKYNFKKSHSSLFNLNLKLGNCAYSDGSDED
- a CDS encoding phosphopantothenate--cysteine ligase, putative, with protein sequence MKEYFSDYPDFFNEELRPPNLDNTLNELKSIFFEKNYDYNKNNNNEYTNEIILITSGGTKVSLEHASVRSIENFSTGKRGAHIGEYFLLKNKKVIFLYRKGTFKPFEYNLKQLSTLNNFEIKNQKIYFNLNNVDNNLLISDIQNFRKYEKNLFCIPFETIFDYAFYLIEICKILHEHVKKGCSKNCQNGELAKVANISHGENNLGVIQKDGICCNTTPTEQIYDQAYHMLNSLYTLLVNSELENMICSGKLSNDDFFLSVLRQITEFNNKAIGNMIFEKYPEDEKNLFTDLKLFINDMVKILNSWLNKKDNVSLKYDISLKEKIYKIIFFMNKISYIVCEKKKKNSVNDSHNLNDAIFYPLSHIIILCAAVSDYYIPYNQLSIDKIDSDKKNGLNLNMPLSPKFYKIIYRHFPLLNVCSFKLENNEEVLLKKARDRVKYSDILIANVLNYRYKYVYVFKNQKDYYLLKKSDQFENIEYEISQHIYNHFIDKKLWS